A single region of the Salmo salar chromosome ssa16, Ssal_v3.1, whole genome shotgun sequence genome encodes:
- the LOC106574675 gene encoding phospholipid scramblase 2-like produces MASKGHGDTNSGQLPPAPAYSEEVPPGHNAVYPAPTVVPPPPSYLTPSAPPDHMMMPASLEPLNVVYPAPTNPGFPPPGYVTPSAPPMMPAPFGHPNAVYPAPTNPRILPVPPGYVTPPVPAMMPAPFGHPNAVYPAPTNPRIPPVPPGYVTPPVPAMMPAPPPDLRPTGCPPGLEYLIHVDQLLVHQTFHLAELLSWEVRNSYNVKNSIGQQVFLAEEENNCCNLQCFGPSRPFTFHIQDNLGQEVLTLMRPLACSYCCFPCCLQDLEVQSPPGIPIGYVVQECHPFLPKLTVLNERRQPQLRIKGPLFFCSCCRDVTFEVKTLDDSMLIGHISKQWSGFLREAYTDADHFGIVFPLDLDVKMKAVLLGACFLIDFLYFEERKGDKKH; encoded by the coding sequence ATGGCCTCCAAAGGACATGGCGACACCAACTCAGGACAGTTACCCCCGGCCCCAGCTTACTCCGAAGAGGTGCCGCCTGGTCACAATGCTGTGTACCCAGCGCCCACTGTGGTGCCACCGCCCCCAAGCTACCTGACACCTTCAGCCCCACCGGATCATATGATGATGCCTGCCTCTCTCGAACCACTCAATGTTGTCTACCCAGCTCCCACAAACCCTGGATTCCCACCACCTGGATACGTGACCCCTTCCGCTCCCCCGATGATGCCTGCCCCTTTCGGACACCCTAATGCTGTCTACCCCGCGCCCACGAACCCCAGAATCCTGCCAGTACCCCCAGGCTACGTTACCCCTCCGGTCCCTGCGATGATGCCTGCCCCTTTCGGACACCCTAATGCTGTCTACCCCGCGCCCACGAACCCCAGAATCCCGCCAGTACCCCCAGGCTACGTTACCCCTCCGGTCCCTGCGATGATGCCTGCCCCTCCGCCTGATCTCCGACCCACCGGCTGCCCCCCAGGACTGGAATACCTGATTCATGTCGACCAGCTTCTCGTCCATCAGACTTTTCATCTGGCCGAACTGCTGAGTTGGGAGGTTAGAAATTCCTACAATGTGAAGAACAGTATCGGGCAACAAGTGTTTCTGGCGGAAGAGGAGAACAACTGCTGCAACCTACAGTGCTTTGGCCCCAGCCGACCTTTCACCTTTCACATCCAGGACAACCTGGGGCAGGAGGTGTTGACCCTGATGCGCCCTCTTGCGTGCAGCTACTGCTGCTTCCCCTGCTGCCTGCAAGACCTGGAGGTGCAGAGTCCCCCCGGTATTCCAATAGGCTATGTGGTGCAGGAGTGTCACCCGTTCCTGCCCAAACTCACTGTGCTGAACGAGAGGAGACAGCCTCAACTGAGGATCAAAGGGCCGCTGTTTTTCTGTAGTTGTTGCAGAGACGTCACATTTGAGGTGAAGACTCTGGATGACTCAATGTTGATAGGGCACATCAGTAAGCAGTGGTCCGGCTTCCTGCGTGAAGCCTACACGGACGCAGATCATTTTGGAATCGTGTTCCCACTGGACCTGGATGTGAAGATGAAGGCTGTGCTGCTGGGAGCCTGCTTCCTGATCGATTTCCTGTATtttgaggaaaggaaaggagacaagaaACATTGA
- the LOC106574676 gene encoding heat shock factor 2-binding protein, translating to MSLLCSPKRPAMLITSGKCTKLISKQTSEELMTQAIDTKMLALCKKGKVDSRDGLVQIRKRDLERLTTEVMQLREFLPKVVNGDLIEMLQKARAAETMKDRLGQEQEQLRQECLHLRSRLDAAQNECQIEREEKLVLREQLWESREQLQQQAEFCTGLGAASCTLLWSTSSKEEAVKDILADGKLQSFLSVAGQTLESFVKSLDGEAKAEQQDSNSHEHQFVLALAGVVTNVAAVTCGRDYLSSSAHVLLETLMQLLELLKPGVFPKLKVLMLMALYNVSISVSGLKYIREFPGLLSLIWTLLEDGDSEVCLHALRLLQSVLLEEAVALVGPGLLLDDPLLPLERIRTLATSSRHPALRQTAQETLDDLGSLRASFLDPHSTSSSDQVHV from the exons ATGAGCCTGCTCTGCTCACCGAAAAGACCCGCAATGCTCATCACTAGTGGCAAGTGCACTAAACTAATCTCAAAGCAAACCTCCGAGGAATTAATGACTCAAGCAATAGACACAAAAATGTTGGCTTTGTGCAAGAAAGGAAAg GTTGACAGCCGAGATGGCTTAGTCCAAATCAGAAAAAGAGACTTGGAGAGATTGACTACAGAGGTCATGCAGCTCCGAGAGTTCTTACCCAAAGTAGTGAATGGAGACCTGATTGAGATGCTGCAGAAAGCCCGTGCTGCAGAGACAA tgaaggATCGCCTTGGTCAGGAGCAGGAGCAACTGAGACAGGAGTGTCTGCACCTCCGCTCTCGTCTGGACGCAGCGCAGAACGAgtgtcagatagagagagag GAGAAGCTGGTTCTGAGGGAGCAGCTATGGGAGAGTCGGGAACAGCTGCAGCAGCAGGCTGAGTTCTGTACTGGGCTGGGGGCTGCCTCCTGCACCCTGCTGTGGAGCACCTCCAGTAAGGAGGAGGCAGTCAAAGACATCCTGGCCGAT GGTAAGCTGCAGTCCTTCCTGAGCGTGGCGGGCCAGACCCTGGAGAGCTTTGTCAAGTCTCTGGATGGGGAGGCCAAGGCCGAGCAGCAAGACTCCAACTCCCATGAGCACCAGTTTGTTCTGGCGCTGGCCGGAGTCGTCACCA ACGTGGCGGCGGTGACGTGTGGGCGGGACTACCTGTCCAGCTCCGCCCACGTCCTCCTGGAGACTCTGATGCAGCTGCTGGAGCTCCTGAAGCCTGGGGTCTTCCCCAAACTCAAAGT GTTGATGCTGATGGCTCTGTATAATGTCAGTATCAGTGTAAGTGGATTGAAGTATATCAGGGAGTTTCCAggacttctctctctcatctggacCCTTTTGGAGG ACGGGGACTCTGAGGTATGCCTCCACGCCCTGCGGCTGCTCCAGTCAGTGCTGTTGGAGGAGGCGGTGGCCCTGGTGGGGCCCGGGTTGCTGCTGGACGACCCCCTTCTCCCACTGGAGCGCATACGCACGCTGGCCACCTCCAGCCGCCACCCGGCCCTGAGGCAGACGGCCCAGGAGACACTGGATGACCTGGGCTCCCTCCGCGCCTCCTTCCTGGACCCCCACAGCACCTCCTCCTCTGACCAAGTACATGTATAA
- the LOC123723692 gene encoding origin recognition complex subunit 4 isoform X1, translating to MSKRKVKETHMPVGECISQVQMILRERFCHQRLPEKPVGMESQHKHLLELLRRTAVHGESNSVLIVGPRGSGKTMLLNCILRELLEVKDINKNVLPVHLNGLLQTDDRIALKEITRQLNLENVVGDKVFVSVYRSYAVCFVPLQFIACSLFYCYFQGSFAENLAFLLEALKKGDRSSSRPVLFILDEFDLFAHHKNQTLLYNLLDVSQSAQAPIAVIGLTCRLDVLELLEKRVKSRFSHRQIHLLSSLSFIQYLDNVRSQLSLPQDFPDTKFHDEWNDGIKTLCEDQLVVDVLQRHYNSSKDFRFLHLLLMLALSRVSASKPAIKPTDLLEASRVCMVDSKANILHGLSILELCLIIAMKHLNDIYEGEPFNFQMVHNEFKKFLQRKSHSIHNFDKPVVIKAFEHLQQLELIRSMDSSTAKIQKEYQLVKLMLDHSQIMEALQKYPQCPTDVKQWAMSAFG from the exons ATGAGTAAACGAAAAGTGAAAGAAACACACATGCCAGTCGGCGAATGTATTTCTCAG GTTCAGATGATATTGAGGGAGAGATTCTGTCATCAGAGACTTCCTGAAAAGCCAGTGGGAATGGAATCACAACACAA ACACCTGCTGGAGCTGCTGAGGAGGACAGCTGTCCATGGAGAGAGTAATTCTGTACTCATTGTTGGACCCAGGGGATCTGGGAAAACAATG CTCCTGAACTGTATCTTGAGAGAGTTGCTGGAGGTGAAGGATATCAATAAGAATGTGTTACCTGTCCACCTGAATG gtctTTTACAGACTGATGATAGAATAGCGCTCAAAGAAATCACACGCCAGCTCAATCTGGAGAATGTTGTTGGAGACAAAGTGTTTGTAAGTGTTTACAGAAGTTATGCTGTATGTTTTGTCCCTTTGCAATTTATAGCTTGCtctttattttattgttattttcaGGGTAGTTTTGCAGAAAACCTGGCCTTCCTTCTTGAGGCGTTAAAGAAAG GTGATCGTAGCAGCAGTCGGCCTGTCCTCTTCATTCTGGATGAGTTTGACCTGTTTGCCCACCATAAGAACCAGACTCTGCTCTACAACCTCCTGGATGTCTCCCAGTCTGCCCAGGCTCCCATCGCTGTGATCGGCCTCACCTGCAGACTG GATGTCCTGGAGCTGCTAGAGAAGAGGGTCAAGTCCAGGTTCAGCCACAGACAGATCCACCTGCTCAGCTCCCTGAGCTTCATACAGTACCTGGACAACGTCCGCTCACAGCTCAGCCTGCCACAAGACTTCCCCGACACCAAGTTCCATGACGAGTGGAATGACGGCATCAAG ACGCTATGTGAAGACCAACTAGTGGTGGACGTCTTACAAAGACATTATAACTCCAGCAAAGACTTCCGTTTCCTGCACTTGTTACTG ATGCTGGCTCTGAGCCGTGTGAGCGCATCTAAACCTGCCATCAAGCCCACTGATCTTCTGGAGGCCAGTAGAGTCTGTATGGTGGACTCTAAAGCAAACATTCTTCATG GCCTGTCCATTCTTGAACTGTGCCTGATAATTGCCATGAAACACTTGAATGACATCTATGAAGGAGAGCCGTTTAACTTCCAGATGGTTCACAATG AGTTCAAGAAATTCCTGCAGAGGAAATCCCATTCTATCCATAACTTTGACAAGCCAGTCGTCATAAAG GCGTTTGAACACCTGCAGCAGTTGGAGCTGATTAGGTCTATGGACAGCTCCACAGCAAAGATCCAGAAGGAGTACCAGCTGGTGAAACTTATGCTGGACCACAGCCAGATCATGGAGGCCCTGCAGAAATACCCACAATGCCCCACAGATGTCAAACAGTGGGCCATGTCTGCTTTTGGTTAA
- the LOC123723692 gene encoding origin recognition complex subunit 4 isoform X2 → MSKRKVKETHMPVGECISQVQMILRERFCHQRLPEKPVGMESQHKHLLELLRRTAVHGESNSVLIVGPRGSGKTMLLNCILRELLEVKDINKNVLPVHLNGLLQTDDRIALKEITRQLNLENVVGDKVFGSFAENLAFLLEALKKGDRSSSRPVLFILDEFDLFAHHKNQTLLYNLLDVSQSAQAPIAVIGLTCRLDVLELLEKRVKSRFSHRQIHLLSSLSFIQYLDNVRSQLSLPQDFPDTKFHDEWNDGIKTLCEDQLVVDVLQRHYNSSKDFRFLHLLLMLALSRVSASKPAIKPTDLLEASRVCMVDSKANILHGLSILELCLIIAMKHLNDIYEGEPFNFQMVHNEFKKFLQRKSHSIHNFDKPVVIKAFEHLQQLELIRSMDSSTAKIQKEYQLVKLMLDHSQIMEALQKYPQCPTDVKQWAMSAFG, encoded by the exons ATGAGTAAACGAAAAGTGAAAGAAACACACATGCCAGTCGGCGAATGTATTTCTCAG GTTCAGATGATATTGAGGGAGAGATTCTGTCATCAGAGACTTCCTGAAAAGCCAGTGGGAATGGAATCACAACACAA ACACCTGCTGGAGCTGCTGAGGAGGACAGCTGTCCATGGAGAGAGTAATTCTGTACTCATTGTTGGACCCAGGGGATCTGGGAAAACAATG CTCCTGAACTGTATCTTGAGAGAGTTGCTGGAGGTGAAGGATATCAATAAGAATGTGTTACCTGTCCACCTGAATG gtctTTTACAGACTGATGATAGAATAGCGCTCAAAGAAATCACACGCCAGCTCAATCTGGAGAATGTTGTTGGAGACAAAGTGTTT GGTAGTTTTGCAGAAAACCTGGCCTTCCTTCTTGAGGCGTTAAAGAAAG GTGATCGTAGCAGCAGTCGGCCTGTCCTCTTCATTCTGGATGAGTTTGACCTGTTTGCCCACCATAAGAACCAGACTCTGCTCTACAACCTCCTGGATGTCTCCCAGTCTGCCCAGGCTCCCATCGCTGTGATCGGCCTCACCTGCAGACTG GATGTCCTGGAGCTGCTAGAGAAGAGGGTCAAGTCCAGGTTCAGCCACAGACAGATCCACCTGCTCAGCTCCCTGAGCTTCATACAGTACCTGGACAACGTCCGCTCACAGCTCAGCCTGCCACAAGACTTCCCCGACACCAAGTTCCATGACGAGTGGAATGACGGCATCAAG ACGCTATGTGAAGACCAACTAGTGGTGGACGTCTTACAAAGACATTATAACTCCAGCAAAGACTTCCGTTTCCTGCACTTGTTACTG ATGCTGGCTCTGAGCCGTGTGAGCGCATCTAAACCTGCCATCAAGCCCACTGATCTTCTGGAGGCCAGTAGAGTCTGTATGGTGGACTCTAAAGCAAACATTCTTCATG GCCTGTCCATTCTTGAACTGTGCCTGATAATTGCCATGAAACACTTGAATGACATCTATGAAGGAGAGCCGTTTAACTTCCAGATGGTTCACAATG AGTTCAAGAAATTCCTGCAGAGGAAATCCCATTCTATCCATAACTTTGACAAGCCAGTCGTCATAAAG GCGTTTGAACACCTGCAGCAGTTGGAGCTGATTAGGTCTATGGACAGCTCCACAGCAAAGATCCAGAAGGAGTACCAGCTGGTGAAACTTATGCTGGACCACAGCCAGATCATGGAGGCCCTGCAGAAATACCCACAATGCCCCACAGATGTCAAACAGTGGGCCATGTCTGCTTTTGGTTAA